The sequence below is a genomic window from Ciceribacter thiooxidans.
CTGCCATCGCGCCAGGATGTCCGCTCTTGCGCGCCAGATTGAGCCACTTCTTGGCCTGCTGGATGCTGGTCTTGCCGCCCTCGCCCGACAGCATCATCCTGGCAAGCTGGAACTGCGCCTCCGGGACGCCGAAGGTCGAGGCCACCTGGAAATAGAGCTGACGCGCCTGAGCCAGATCGATCTTGACCGGGCTGCCGGGAATCCCCTTGCGATAGTAGCCGGCCAGTGCCAGCAACGCATTGACGAAGAAGCCGGTGTCCTCCGAACCGGGCTCGACACCCTGGCTTGCGATCTCGGCGTAGATCTTGAACGCCTCGAAATCGTCCTCGACGACGCCGTCGCCATCCGCATACATATTGGCCAGCGCCCAACGAGAACCGGTATGACCCTTCTCGGCGGCATAGCGGTACGCCTCGACAGCCTCCTGCTTCTGGCCATTCTTGTAAGCCTTGAAGCCGAACTTGAAGAGGTCGAAGGGTCCTGACTCCTTGGTCACGCCGGCGTTGATATCGAACGCGTGGCCCGCCGCTGTCCCGGCCAGGACAAAAAGCAGCGAGGAGAACAGAACCTTACCCGGATATTTCCAGTCTGGCGTTTGCATGATTGCGTATTTCTTCCACATCACCACATACGACGGTAGCCTTCGAGGCCTCGTCGGGCTCGATTTACCTTGTCCGTGAAACAATTGTCCGCGACGCTGGTGAACATACCGTTCACCGTCACGCCTCCTCTGGCATGCTTTGCTTTGCCAGGCATTGAGCGGTCATCGTCGACCTTCATCAAGGTAGTTTGTATTTCGGGCAAGACTGCGGCTGTGGTCGTCGCGGGCGCCAAAAAACTCAAGGCGCGATCCCTGGATACCGATCTTCTCGGCGCATCTGCGGGATTCAGAAGGTTTTCTGCGGCTACAAGGCTCATGTCTTACTCAACCGACGAACTACGCAACACCCAACTCAAGCATTCGTCAGGACATCGCTGCGCTCAGTTTGTGGCGGGAAATGGACAAAATCCCCGGATCTCCGGCACCCCCGCAACGATAGGGAAAATGTTGCAGATTCATCACAATCGATCGACTGCCACGAACTTACAAAACGAAAAGCCCGGGCGAACCGGGCTTTTCAAT
It includes:
- the exoR gene encoding exopolysaccharide production regulator ExoR, with the translated sequence MQTPDWKYPGKVLFSSLLFVLAGTAAGHAFDINAGVTKESGPFDLFKFGFKAYKNGQKQEAVEAYRYAAEKGHTGSRWALANMYADGDGVVEDDFEAFKIYAEIASQGVEPGSEDTGFFVNALLALAGYYRKGIPGSPVKIDLAQARQLYFQVASTFGVPEAQFQLARMMLSGEGGKTSIQQAKKWLNLARKSGHPGAMAVFGNLIFQEGQSARGLAFMTAALDKCSPSDCLWMQDLQEQAFSLASEDDRRVAIALAPEIYHQPE